The genomic interval TCAGAACAACCTGTTTTGCCAGCTTCACCCTTTGAGGCGTGCCAGTCCCTGAACCCGTGGGGAACGGCAGGCAAGCGATCGTCATCCGTCCTCTTGCTAGGCGCCGCCCAGCCGCGCCACAAGCGCCCGCAGCAATGCCCCGGCAAGGGGATCGCTGCCGATATTCTCGGCAGTCAGGTGGAAGGTGGAGACCAGCACGGCTCCCCGTCCGTATCGCCGCCGGGCGATGAGCCCGACTGGCTTGTGGATCCACCCCACGAACAGCCCGGCATCCACATCCCCCTGGAAGTCCCACGGTGATAACCCCGTGATGACGTGCTCCGGGATCACGCGGCTGAAGCTGAGATCCAGCAGCGGGCCTCCCGGCAGCGCGGCATACGGCCCCGTCCGGCGCAGCCAGGCGAAGGCGCTGGCCCAATCCCCCTCCCAGACCGTCCCTCGTCGCGGCGTGATCCACACGCGGGGCAGCGGCGCCGCCAAGGCCTCCGGCCCGTCCGCCAGGAGCAACAGCCGGCCGCCGTCCCGCACCCAGCCCCGTAGCTTCTCCCCGAGCTGACGGGCCACCGCGATCGCGTCGGGCCCCAGTTTCCCGGCCAGCGGCCAGCCCAGGTCCCGCAACGCCCTCGCCAGCCGGGCGTCGGGCGTCCAGAGCGTCACGCCGGAGATGGGCGCCCACGTTCCCTCCGGAAGGACGCTGAACGTCAGGTCGTTCTCCGCCACGACCCGGCCCGCGGCGTCCTCCCAGCGCAGCCGCAGCCGGGCCTGTTGTCCCACGTCCCCCTCGATGGTGGGCGCCGGGAGGGTGATGGGATCCAGTGGCACGACCTGGCCGCGCTCGACGTCTGGGACGGATACCTGGCCCTTCGCCATGGACTCATCCACCCACCAGCGCACCACGCCCGGGCCCGGGGTGGTCGCCCCATAGCGGGAGACCCACAGCCGGACCGCCACCGTCTCCCCCGGCCGGTACGCCCACCGATCCACCTCGGGGATGATCACATCATCGGCGTTGATCCGCCGCAGCACCGGGTGAAACGCCTTGGGACGCCGATCCATATCCAGCAGGCCGTTGCACTCCCAGTGTACGTCCGTGAACTCGGTGATGACGTACCCCTGGATGCTCCCCCGACGACGCATGGCCTCGATCTCGAACTTCAGCGCCTGATACTGGTGCCACTGGGTGGCCTCCACCAGCGCGCCATAATCGCCGAAGACCCGGTCCAGGCTCCACCGCCGGAAGCGATCCTGGACGCCGTGGGGGTAGACGACGCCCTCGTTCCGCTCCTGCCCCGTCTCGAACCACCACGGCTCGCCGTCCTGCGAGAGCAGATCGGCGTCGGGCAGGCCCCAATTGCCGAACTCGGACACCACCAACGGCTCCTGGCCGGTGCGCTCCGCGTCCCCGAAGGGGCTGTACGTGGAGGCCGGGCGGGCGGCGAAGGTCTCCACCCACTCGTCAAACTCCCGGTAGTGATCGGGGATCGCCCAATACACGTGGTAATCATCCAGATCGCTCTTCACGTGGAAGTTGGGCGGACACGGGGAGTTGTCCACGATCAGCCGGTGAGGATCGAGCTGCTTGGCGTACGCGTACATCTCCTTGAGCCAGGCCCGGTGCGTCGCGTCGCCGGGCAGGTCGAGGCCCCATCCCTCGTTGGCGATGGACCAGGCGATGATGGACGGTCGGTTCCAGTCCCGCTCGATCATCCCCTC from Chloroflexota bacterium carries:
- a CDS encoding glycoside hydrolase family 2, with protein sequence MTTRTHLPLDGPWRFHLDPTGDLPAGQIQRWRTAYVPMPWQAQFPDLREATGVGWYRKSFHVPADWLGRAAVLHFGAVDYYAQVWVNDQYVGDHEGGYLPFEFEIGAHLRVGQRNEITVRVVDPGPDDEQYPDFPMAEIPHGKQSWYGPIGGIWQSVWLERRYPIYLHPIRITPDPGQAQVTVDVRLSAPAESQMAVEVEITGPAGETVARATHEFPAGDTSASLTLKVPDFAWWSPESPALYRAEARLIHRGEIVDTTGDTFGFRTVETRDGRILLNGQPIYLRGALDQDYYPGTIATPPSEGFLEDQFRKAKELGLNCLRIHIKVGDPRYYRAADRVGLLVWSEIPNWELLTERAKARAKATLEGMIERDWNRPSIIAWSIANEGWGLDLPGDATHRAWLKEMYAYAKQLDPHRLIVDNSPCPPNFHVKSDLDDYHVYWAIPDHYREFDEWVETFAARPASTYSPFGDAERTGQEPLVVSEFGNWGLPDADLLSQDGEPWWFETGQERNEGVVYPHGVQDRFRRWSLDRVFGDYGALVEATQWHQYQALKFEIEAMRRRGSIQGYVITEFTDVHWECNGLLDMDRRPKAFHPVLRRINADDVIIPEVDRWAYRPGETVAVRLWVSRYGATTPGPGVVRWWVDESMAKGQVSVPDVERGQVVPLDPITLPAPTIEGDVGQQARLRLRWEDAAGRVVAENDLTFSVLPEGTWAPISGVTLWTPDARLARALRDLGWPLAGKLGPDAIAVARQLGEKLRGWVRDGGRLLLLADGPEALAAPLPRVWITPRRGTVWEGDWASAFAWLRRTGPYAALPGGPLLDLSFSRVIPEHVITGLSPWDFQGDVDAGLFVGWIHKPVGLIARRRYGRGAVLVSTFHLTAENIGSDPLAGALLRALVARLGGA